A single region of the Penaeus monodon isolate SGIC_2016 chromosome 18, NSTDA_Pmon_1, whole genome shotgun sequence genome encodes:
- the LOC119584289 gene encoding uncharacterized protein LOC119584289, with product MCKCSLTGMDSFRFYGVRRALERVLHGQKENDDDSDFDDNTEECPDYGSDYMPDDEELERAPLIDEPDDPPESRPGPSQQKQGHKMASSKIKRSEHPLWRQKSLVVF from the exons ATGTGCAAATGCAGTCTCACAG GTATGGATTCCTTTCGATTTTATGGAGTGAGGCGTGCTTTGGAGCGTGTTCTTCATGgccaaaaggaaaatgatgatgacagtgattttgatgataatacagaGGAATGTCCAGACTATG gGAGTGATTACATGCCGGATGATGAAGAGCTGGAACGGGCACCGTTGATTGATGAACCTGATGACCCTCCTGAATCAAGACCAGGACCTTCACAGCAGAAACAAGGTCACAAGATGGCTTCCAGTAAAATAAAACGTAGTGAGCACCCACTATGGCGTCAAAAATCACTTGTTGTATTTTGA